In the Chaetodon trifascialis isolate fChaTrf1 chromosome 15, fChaTrf1.hap1, whole genome shotgun sequence genome, GCTGAATGGCGACAACACGCCCTGTTCCTTcacctcagctctgctgcaTTTGCTGTGGGGGGGACTCTGCTCCCAATGGGtgtcctctgcctgcctgtaGAAGCAAGTGTTACTCTGTGTCTTTGGCTCTGGCCTTTCTCTCATCTCCCTGTTGTATAAAGTTTTGGACATGGTGGTGTCCCTTGCTTGCTGGCTGCTGCTTTCTAGAGAGGGAGGGCAGATTCCCAAAGGGGCCAAAGAGAGGGTGAGGTTTTTGCGTTTCTCTAGTAGAGATGAAGAGTCTGCTGGGAGTTGTAGTTGTGCAGGCTTTGTTGCTGATTTGACTTGCTCACAGGGACTTATAccttgatcctcacatggcatCTTGAGTTTCTGCTGGTTATGACTGAGAGTCAACTGAAGAGTCCGGAGTTTCCCTGACAGGGAAAGTTGCTGCTTTCCACTTATATCTGAAAGTGactgtctctgcagtgttttgtttgtgtggcagAAATTCACCCTGTGTGCCTGTTTGATCTCTGCTGAATCACTGGTGATACTGTCAGCCTGATAATTCATGTTCTGACTGGTGTGAGTGTGGGTAACACTGTCATTGATAGATGGCAGGTGATTATCCAGCTGCTGGATGGGGAGGTTGCCACCAGAGGACTTTTGGCTCAGAGTTCCCTGGAAGTGCTGCAGCTGACCCAGGAAGTTGAAGTTTGGGGAAATGGAGGGCCGGCGCTCTTTCACAAACCTTACATAAGGGGACAGACAGGATGTGGGTTAGGGTCTTTAAAAGTTGACATACAGACTCTGGTCtgcttggttttctttttccctttaattAATTGGTATATAAAATATTCGAGCGGTAACGAAAGGAAGCCTGATCTATTTTATCAAATGAAGAGGAAGCAGTTGTTGTCTCCATGCTTTCCAATTTTTCACAGTGGCTTTCTTGGCAATGGCTACATCAATAATTGACAATTggatatttattcatttatcattCCATGTTTGCCTGCAGCTTGAGCCTACCTACTCACCCTTGGACTCTGCTCATCCACCACACAGACCTCTGCCTGTTTCAGTTCTGCATGTCCAAACCAGAGACCAATTTTGAAGAAGACGAATGAATTGTACAGGGTCACAAGTTGATGTATCAAAATGATAATGCATTTTGTGTATCACTCTCTTCAGTGTTAGAAACGTAATAAGCCTTTGGCTTGACTACATTGTCAAAGAATTGATTTTCATTGTGGCAGGCCTTCAAGAGTACATTGTGAACATACTGGTGAGTCAGTATGTCTCATTTTATACATGATTTGTCATGTGAGATTTGATCCTTGAATTATTAgcaatacacataaaaaaaatcacaagagCAATTCCTGAAAGGGACACCAAAGGTGAGCTATGTAATGAATAATTTCTAGTTTTCCTCAGTGACTCAAACAGCTGTACGCTGGTAAATATTACAGTAATCAACAACTTTAGCTAACTACCTAGCTAGCTAATATAAACAAGATTCAACTGTGAGGTAATTAGCCCACAAAATGCAATCTGCAATGGTTTCAATCGTAAATGTCTTCAATTCTGTTGAGTGATGGAAgtaaagaaaaatgtctgacaCAACCTTTCTTCTGGGTTAACCTTTCCAACGAAGCTACTTTCTGGAGGCAACTGGCACATTTCAGCTTCTTATCTTCACAAAACCTTGTACAGAGGGATAGCAGGATAGCTATGatgcaacaaaagactgaatgGTTGTATAAGCTCATAATTGAAAatcatattaaatattttaaaaaagaccTGTCACTATAGCCAGGTCTTAAAGCTGCTCCAACCATTGTGGGACATTTCCACCCATGTGTGAAACCAAACTGGCCATAGCTGTCATCCTCTAAAAGGTCCTccacaaacattttcagagcCACCTTTCAAACCTATAAGGCTTGAAAGGCTGTTTTTGGAGTATCTTTTAATGAATGACTGAAATATGGCactcctaaccctaaccaaatCGAAAGCCAACTACCACCAAAAGAGAGACCTGGCACATTTTAACTAACAACAAATGCTACAAATATGCACCAAAGGATACATTGAACTACAACTATGGAACACGACTGAAAACTtcaatgtacaaaaaaaaaaaaaaagtatgtatGTTTTGAGTATGTTTTCTGTGATATTCAAGGACCAGGACAACTCTGCAGGCAGACAACTGCATGAGTGAATGAGCAGAGTGGCTCACACTGTGCTCATTCACACAAAGCAGCAGTCCACCACAAAGTGAAATTAGCTTGTACGTGTAAAATAGGTGAGACCAGAAGCTCAGTGAGTTCTCTCAGGGCTAGTTGGTGAAATGCTGTAGTTTGTCACAACAGCTGTCAGAaattccctctgtttctctcgaCTATTCTGCTTGGTCCCGCTAATAGGATAATAAGTTTGATTTTGATTAAACTCACTGGAGACATCCATAATCTCATACATACCTaatttcattcaaactcaatGAAGGTGCGGACAAATGACAGAACTTTTGAGTGAACAAATCTTGAAATGTTTCAGGATTTGTGATGATGAAACCAATGTGTGATTGGTCTCACTACTTCACTCACCTGTGTAAAACCTGAAACACTCTTGTTGATGCTCATGGCTTTAATTTTGGCCCACTGTTCTACTTCTTTCTGTAAACAGGCTTAAACTTTTTAGGTTCAGAGGTGTTATCAAGGTTTACCATTATGTCCATACGCCTAATTGTACACTAGGTGTATATTATGTGTTCAAGTCTAGCCTGTTTAAcattttatgaaaatgaaaaaaaaaaattacagggTGAAAATATCGATCTTTCACAACAACACTGGCTGTGAATTAATGCACAGCTCAGAACCAGCTGCAGGATGACCATGTGCCAACAGCCGTACCTGTAGGCATGGTCCAGGTCCATTCCCAGGCTGTACATGATGTAGGCTACAGCCAGAGCTGGGGAGCGAGAGATTCCTGCTGCACAGTGAACCAACACAGAGGCCCCAGAGGACATGGCtgcatctgaacacacaccacactgAGACAGTGAGTCAAGCTGAACAGTGAGAGACAAGCAGCAAGACAATACTTACATAAAAAGGATCAatattcacacatttttcaaCAAGTTCTATTGAGAAGTTGTGTTATTTGTATTGGAAATATGTGCAGAAGATATTTGTTTCTGCACTAAAGCTGTGCAAGGGGAGTGAGAGTCCTGACCGATGAAGTGCAGAGCCTGTGGGATCCAGGGCAGTAGGTTGTCCCACAAGGAGTCGTCAATGGGAATGCGGAGATATCTGGAGCGGGGGAGAAAGGAGGGCTGGGGGCTGCAGCGGCTCACACTCAGCACATAGGAAATACCCAGAGAGGCCAACAGGTCctacagatacacacattgAGATACATTGTCTCACATTATTTGGGATTATTTGGGATATTTTGTCTCCAAATAAAGTGAGATCACTGTATTCAGTTTACTGCCATGGTCATGTTTCAATAAGCTCTATTactgacactgactgacactACTGGTAGTATTCCATAGTGGTGGAAAGTGAGTTATTTTCTGCTACTTCTACACTtgatttcagaggcaaatactgCAGGCTACTTGTTTCTCCACTACATTCCACTGCGGTATCCagtttgcagattcagattttacaaacaaaacatgtcagtgtctctgtctaAACAAAGTATAAACAACAAACTATACAACAAATGCTATATGCTATATAAATGTATT is a window encoding:
- the LOC139343922 gene encoding dual specificity protein phosphatase 16, producing MVWYREREVERPALSVILPQLYLGAESDVTQDLLASLGISYVLSVSRCSPQPSFLPRSRYLRIPIDDSLWDNLLPWIPQALHFIDAAMSSGASVLVHCAAGISRSPALAVAYIMYSLGMDLDHAYRFVKERRPSISPNFNFLGQLQHFQGTLSQKSSGGNLPIQQLDNHLPSINDSVTHTHTSQNMNYQADSITSDSAEIKQAHRVNFCHTNKTLQRQSLSDISGKQQLSLSGKLRTLQLTLSHNQQKLKMPCEDQGISPCEQVKSATKPAQLQLPADSSSLLEKRKNLTLSLAPLGICPPSLESSSQQARDTTMSKTLYNREMRERPEPKTQSNTCFYRQAEDTHWEQSPPHSKCSRAEVKEQGVLSPFSFTLNKLLGWGERVMLGGVFAHPVRMGQPALPYRC